Proteins encoded by one window of Candidatus Neomarinimicrobiota bacterium:
- the kdsA gene encoding 3-deoxy-8-phosphooctulonate synthase, whose amino-acid sequence MTKIVEIDGIRVGGNEGLLLIAGPCVIESEEIAFSTAEKLAEISESLKIPIIYKSSYLKDNRSSSKSYQGPGLKEGLRILSEVKKRYGLPLLSDVHSIEQVAAAADVLDVVQIPAYLCMQTELTLEVARRAKAVNIKKGQFIAPENIKNVIQKIEEEGNTNIILTERGVSFGYKNLVVDMRAFQIMRNLGYPVVFDVTHSVRVYGIPSKDPKGGTPEFIPTLGRAGVAAGVDAVFIEAHPNPPEALCDASSQWRLDDLEPLVAQLKSVHDLTRGFEQL is encoded by the coding sequence ATGACGAAGATTGTGGAAATAGACGGAATCAGAGTCGGTGGAAATGAGGGTTTGCTCCTTATCGCCGGGCCGTGCGTTATTGAGTCTGAGGAGATTGCGTTCTCAACCGCCGAAAAATTGGCGGAAATATCCGAATCTCTGAAAATTCCGATTATATATAAGTCATCTTATCTGAAGGACAACCGTTCTTCCTCGAAATCCTATCAGGGACCCGGCTTGAAAGAAGGATTACGGATACTTTCGGAAGTCAAAAAAAGGTACGGTCTTCCCCTGTTATCGGATGTGCACAGCATCGAACAGGTTGCTGCCGCGGCTGATGTGCTTGATGTAGTGCAGATACCCGCTTACCTATGTATGCAAACCGAACTGACTCTTGAAGTTGCCAGACGAGCAAAAGCGGTGAATATTAAAAAGGGGCAATTTATCGCTCCCGAGAATATCAAGAATGTAATCCAAAAGATCGAAGAAGAAGGAAACACTAATATAATTCTTACCGAGCGTGGAGTTTCGTTCGGCTATAAGAATCTTGTGGTGGATATGAGAGCGTTTCAAATAATGAGGAATTTAGGATATCCGGTGGTGTTTGACGTTACCCATTCCGTTCGTGTCTATGGAATTCCATCGAAAGACCCGAAAGGCGGTACGCCCGAATTCATACCGACTCTGGGAAGAGCAGGAGTGGCTGCGGGTGTTGACGCTGTTTTCATAGAAGCTCATCCGAATCCGCCGGAAGCGCTTTGTGATGCGTCGAGTCAATGGCGGTTGGACGATCTTGAACCGTTAGTGGCGCAGCTGAAATCTGTTCATGATCTCACAAGGGGTTTCGAGCAATTATGA
- a CDS encoding KpsF/GutQ family sugar-phosphate isomerase, giving the protein MNSKLMIEKAKEVIRVEADAVASLGERIDEKFAQAVEMVYHCKGRVIVSGVGKSGLVARKIAATLASTGTSAFFIHAAEGLHGDLGVVREEDVILIVTKSGNTEELNALVPPLKNIGVKIITITGKLDSPLARISDVVLDASVKEEACPHDLAPTASSTAAMVLGDALAVALLERRGFTMEDFASIHPGGNLGKKLLTTVSDLMYSGDQLPLLKEDSLFSDVILEMNHKRFGAVCIVDSDGILKGLVTEGDLRRELEKGEGILKTKASDAMSVSPKVAAPESLAVEALAILEQHNILQIIVVDDDNKPIGMLHLHDLLEAGIK; this is encoded by the coding sequence ATGAATTCGAAGCTGATGATAGAAAAAGCGAAAGAAGTTATCAGGGTGGAAGCAGATGCGGTTGCCTCTCTCGGCGAACGGATTGACGAAAAATTTGCCCAGGCCGTGGAGATGGTGTATCACTGCAAGGGAAGAGTTATTGTGAGCGGCGTAGGAAAAAGCGGACTTGTTGCGCGAAAAATTGCAGCGACTCTCGCAAGTACCGGCACCTCGGCGTTTTTCATCCATGCCGCCGAGGGACTTCACGGCGATCTTGGAGTCGTCAGGGAAGAAGACGTAATTTTGATTGTGACGAAAAGCGGTAACACCGAAGAACTTAACGCGCTTGTGCCTCCGTTGAAAAATATTGGCGTAAAAATAATAACTATAACAGGAAAATTGGATTCACCGCTTGCGCGCATTTCTGATGTGGTTTTGGATGCCAGCGTAAAAGAAGAAGCCTGTCCGCATGATCTCGCTCCCACCGCAAGCAGCACAGCGGCTATGGTATTAGGCGATGCTCTCGCGGTGGCTCTCCTTGAACGGCGTGGATTTACAATGGAAGATTTTGCCTCGATACATCCGGGCGGAAATCTCGGCAAAAAACTTCTCACAACCGTATCAGACTTGATGTATTCCGGCGATCAGCTTCCCCTCCTGAAAGAAGATTCGCTTTTCAGCGATGTAATTCTTGAGATGAACCATAAACGATTTGGCGCGGTTTGTATCGTAGACTCCGATGGCATTCTGAAAGGATTGGTAACAGAAGGCGATCTCAGGCGTGAACTGGAAAAAGGCGAAGGAATCCTAAAGACCAAAGCATCGGACGCTATGTCCGTAAGTCCGAAAGTAGCAGCGCCTGAATCATTAGCTGTGGAAGCTCTGGCGATTCTCGAACAACATAATATCCTTCAGATCATAGTTGTAGATGATGATAACAAGCCTATTGGTATGCTCCACCTTCATGATTTGCTTGAAGCGGGAATAAAATAA
- the lptB gene encoding LPS export ABC transporter ATP-binding protein yields MTKFSFSKTLGVKGLYKHYGNKEVVKGVSLEVNKGEIVGLLGPNGAGKTTTFYIITGMIQPNSGQVYLEKQNITSMPMYKRARLGIGYLSQEPSVFRRLSVEDNLRLILETMKLSSKEISIRIERYLNDLSITHIRKQKGYQLSGGERRRTEICRALLTEPDFILLDEPFSGIDPIAVEEIQNIVLDLKKRGIGVLITDHNVHETLSITDRAYLLYEGKIFTEGTSEFLADDPDARKLYLGDKFRLDR; encoded by the coding sequence ATGACGAAATTTAGTTTTTCAAAGACACTTGGCGTCAAAGGACTGTATAAGCACTACGGGAATAAAGAGGTAGTAAAAGGAGTGAGTCTCGAAGTGAATAAGGGTGAAATAGTGGGACTCTTAGGCCCGAACGGCGCGGGAAAAACCACAACTTTTTATATTATTACAGGGATGATACAACCTAACAGCGGCCAAGTATATCTCGAAAAACAGAACATAACATCTATGCCGATGTATAAAAGAGCGCGGTTGGGAATAGGGTATTTGTCGCAGGAACCATCGGTATTCCGTCGCCTCTCCGTAGAAGATAATTTGAGATTGATCCTCGAAACAATGAAGCTGTCATCAAAAGAAATTTCCATCAGAATTGAGCGTTATCTTAATGACCTGTCCATCACTCACATCAGGAAACAAAAAGGTTATCAGCTTTCAGGCGGTGAAAGGAGACGTACCGAAATATGCCGCGCTCTGCTGACCGAACCTGATTTTATCTTACTTGATGAACCATTTTCAGGAATTGACCCGATTGCGGTAGAGGAAATTCAAAATATAGTCTTAGACCTGAAAAAGCGAGGAATAGGAGTTTTAATTACGGACCACAATGTACATGAAACGCTTTCCATTACGGACAGAGCATATTTATTGTATGAGGGAAAAATATTTACAGAGGGAACCAGCGAGTTTCTCGCCGATGATCCTGATGCAAGAAAACTTTATCTCGGTGATAAATTTAGGTTGGACAGGTAA
- a CDS encoding CTP synthase encodes MAKNTKYIFFTGGVISGLGKGIAAASVGAILKAKGLSVTIQKFDPYINIDPGTMSPYQHGEVYVTDDGAETDLDLGHYERFIHTNMTRMNNLTTGQVYNSVITKERRGDYLGATVQVIPHITDEIKNAIKRLSGNGKKFDVVITEVGGTVGDIESLPFLEAIRQFCIQEGKDNTFIIHLTLIPYIESSKESKTKPTQHSVMRLREIGLQPDILLCRTGTKLDKSIRDKLSLFCNVTPKSVIEARDVKSIYEIPLRYNNAGVGELLSEKLGLSKAKVDFSDWEDFLNKLNNPEGSVTIAVCGKYNKLADAYKSILEAFVHAGVDNSVNVDIKWVDTQKISGNEDKLLGKVDGILIPPGFGKRGVEGKIKAAKYARENKIPFLGICLGMQCAVIEFARNVCGLDKANSREFNRKTPFPIIDIMANQRGIKNKGGTMRLGAYPCTLKPGTNVSKAYRRKKISERHRHRYELNNKYKARLEKAGMVLSGINERDNLTEIIEIKDHPWFVGTQFHPELKSRVFDTHPLFRDFVKAVKKQKLSGKK; translated from the coding sequence GTGGCAAAGAATACCAAATACATTTTTTTCACCGGTGGAGTAATATCGGGGCTTGGCAAAGGAATCGCCGCTGCCTCTGTGGGAGCGATATTAAAAGCAAAGGGACTATCGGTCACGATACAGAAATTCGATCCTTACATAAATATCGATCCGGGCACGATGTCTCCTTATCAGCATGGAGAAGTGTATGTAACTGATGACGGCGCAGAAACCGATTTAGACCTTGGCCATTACGAACGATTTATTCATACGAATATGACGCGGATGAATAATTTGACTACAGGGCAAGTTTATAACTCGGTGATAACCAAAGAACGGAGAGGAGATTATCTCGGAGCGACAGTGCAGGTGATCCCCCACATTACGGACGAGATAAAAAATGCCATTAAACGACTATCGGGAAATGGGAAAAAATTTGATGTTGTGATAACCGAAGTGGGTGGCACAGTGGGCGATATCGAAAGCCTGCCTTTCCTGGAAGCGATACGCCAATTTTGTATTCAAGAGGGAAAAGATAACACCTTTATCATTCATCTCACCCTTATTCCTTATATTGAAAGTTCAAAAGAATCGAAAACAAAACCGACTCAACATTCAGTAATGCGATTAAGAGAAATCGGATTGCAGCCTGATATTCTCCTCTGTAGAACCGGAACTAAACTTGATAAAAGTATCAGAGACAAACTCTCACTTTTCTGTAATGTAACGCCGAAGTCCGTCATTGAAGCGAGGGACGTTAAGAGCATTTATGAGATTCCTTTGCGATATAATAACGCGGGAGTTGGTGAGTTACTTTCGGAGAAACTTGGTCTGTCCAAAGCAAAAGTTGACTTTTCCGACTGGGAAGATTTTTTAAATAAATTAAATAATCCTGAAGGTAGTGTAACTATCGCCGTATGCGGGAAATACAATAAACTTGCCGATGCGTACAAAAGCATTCTTGAAGCGTTTGTTCACGCCGGAGTTGATAATTCGGTCAATGTTGACATTAAATGGGTGGATACTCAGAAGATTTCAGGTAATGAAGATAAATTACTCGGTAAAGTGGATGGTATCCTCATACCGCCGGGTTTCGGTAAACGGGGCGTCGAGGGAAAAATAAAGGCTGCCAAATATGCCCGGGAAAATAAAATACCGTTTTTGGGGATTTGTCTCGGAATGCAATGCGCCGTGATAGAATTTGCGCGTAACGTTTGCGGTTTGGACAAAGCTAACAGTAGAGAATTCAATCGCAAGACCCCTTTTCCAATAATAGATATAATGGCGAATCAAAGGGGTATAAAAAATAAAGGCGGAACAATGCGGTTAGGCGCATATCCCTGCACACTTAAACCGGGCACAAACGTCTCTAAAGCTTACCGTAGAAAAAAAATCAGTGAGAGACACCGCCACAGGTATGAATTGAACAATAAATATAAAGCGCGGTTAGAGAAGGCGGGTATGGTTCTTTCCGGAATAAATGAAAGAGATAATCTAACGGAAATTATTGAGATTAAGGATCATCCATGGTTCGTCGGAACTCAATTTCATCCCGAACTGAAATCGAGAGTGTTCGATACTCATCCTCTCTTTAGAGATTTCGTAAAAGCGGTTAAAAAACAGAAACTTTCCGGAAAAAAGTAA
- the lptC gene encoding LPS export ABC transporter periplasmic protein LptC, whose amino-acid sequence MRIPQLYKILTILAILSIVTACDNQREEEEITDSETELMPDQESWNTQIILTSSGRKIALVKAGHIIKFDKKNVLIMDEGLTVDFFNDQDIHTSQLTADAGEVNERLNDLTATGNVVVVSDSGETLHTEKLLWSNRRQKIFSELDVMITTGTDTLYGVGFESDAALNSWTIKKPKGKTTRLVGKDDEI is encoded by the coding sequence ATGCGAATCCCGCAGCTATATAAGATTTTAACAATTTTAGCAATTTTAAGTATAGTTACGGCTTGTGATAATCAGCGTGAGGAGGAGGAAATAACCGATTCGGAAACCGAGCTTATGCCAGACCAGGAATCATGGAATACGCAGATCATATTGACCTCAAGCGGAAGGAAAATCGCTCTGGTCAAAGCAGGTCATATTATCAAATTCGATAAAAAGAATGTATTGATTATGGATGAAGGATTAACAGTGGATTTTTTCAACGATCAAGATATTCATACATCTCAACTTACGGCTGATGCAGGTGAAGTAAATGAAAGATTAAACGACTTAACGGCAACCGGGAATGTGGTGGTTGTTTCTGACAGCGGAGAAACTCTTCACACAGAAAAACTTCTTTGGAGCAATAGACGCCAAAAAATATTTTCTGAACTGGACGTTATGATAACTACAGGAACGGATACATTATACGGTGTCGGATTCGAATCAGATGCCGCGCTGAATAGCTGGACAATAAAAAAGCCGAAGGGGAAAACTACGAGATTAGTGGGTAAAGATGACGAAATTTAG
- a CDS encoding HAD hydrolase family protein — MIDSSQIEALKKIRALITDIDGVMTDGGIILGTDGQEFKRFDAKDGMGISMTKRAGIKVFILTGRTSQSVAKRGEELKFDGVYQGYMDKMIAYEEIKSEHNLSDEEILHIGDDILDLPIFKKVGFSVSPADGNPLVTDAADYVTERKGGHGAVRETTDLLLKAQGKLNRVISEIASYTVEEEN, encoded by the coding sequence ATGATCGATTCCTCACAAATTGAAGCGCTGAAAAAAATCAGAGCGCTTATTACGGATATTGACGGAGTAATGACCGACGGCGGTATAATTCTTGGGACAGATGGACAGGAATTTAAGCGATTTGACGCTAAGGACGGCATGGGAATCAGTATGACAAAAAGAGCCGGAATAAAAGTCTTTATACTTACGGGCAGAACGTCCCAATCAGTGGCAAAACGCGGTGAGGAACTGAAATTTGATGGAGTGTATCAGGGTTATATGGACAAGATGATTGCTTATGAAGAGATAAAATCGGAACATAACTTGTCTGATGAAGAGATTTTACACATCGGAGATGATATTCTTGACCTCCCGATTTTTAAAAAAGTAGGATTCAGCGTTTCTCCGGCAGATGGAAATCCTCTGGTAACTGACGCCGCTGATTATGTGACCGAAAGAAAAGGTGGCCACGGAGCAGTACGGGAAACGACTGATTTGCTGCTTAAAGCGCAGGGTAAGCTTAACCGGGTAATCAGCGAAATAGCATCATACACTGTTGAAGAGGAAAACTGA